The Fundulus heteroclitus isolate FHET01 unplaced genomic scaffold, MU-UCD_Fhet_4.1 scaffold_36, whole genome shotgun sequence sequence CACTCCGGAGGGTTTGGTACATTCCTGCAGGCTGAGCTACCTGTCTACCTGGAGACACTCCGAACCTGAACCTGCTGGACCGGAAACTACGTCACCTGCTGCGTCATTCTGCCAGGACCCCTGATAAAGGTATGGGAGTCTACAAACACCTGTTCATGCCCACATAAACTTTACAGAACTGGTGGTTAGGATTCTCCCTCAGGTTGGAGGACGTCCTGAGAAACTTTCCACATTTTCACAAGAGTCGTCATTATGCTACGGAAGCGTTAGCCTGCTGTTAAACTTACAGCTGCGGAGACCACAACTTGTCCCAAACAGATAACTGTTTGACTGAACCCGCCGGTGTTTATCACCTAAAACACTTTGAATAAAAGGCTAGAGCCAGAGCAGCCGCCTCGTTTCCAAGCAAACAAGAAGCTAGCAGCTAGCGTTAGCGCAGGACTTACAGTAATAAGTCACCACCGGGTCCCGTTTCTCATGTTCCTGGGCGGTGCGCAGGTGGTGCTGGATGGCTCTGAGTTGGGGTGGTAAAGCCATGGGGTCCTGAAAACTCCTCCGGAAGACACAAACTCAACAGAAACCGTCAGTGTTGTTGTTAGCGGGGTGATTCCGTCTTTTCCGCATCTGCGTCCAATGAGAGCGGCGCGCTCCCGATGACGTAAGGCCGTTAAGAAGAGTGTGTTCACGTGACCAATACTCGTGGATCAGCGGTTCTTAACCCTTTTAAGCCTGATGCAGGtaacttcacatttttaaaaagcaaattatttttcggttgcttaaaatgaataaataaaacgtcAGACTTTCTAATTTTCTTTGTGTCGTAATTGATATGTTCACAGACATCGCATGtttagacgcgtcatagggcgcaggttcgcacgtcaacgtcaccgccatattgtatgtggcagaaaaaagttgagttctattattgtgaacgtgaatcagaaaagatgcctcattcctgtgctgcatggaaatgtattgtggctgatttcactacttgtatctgacttatatatatatatatatatatatatatatatatatatatatatatatatatatatatatatatatatatatatatatatatatatatatttgtgtatgtgttatgaatataaggatcaatttgttaaatctaaacattgtggtcttcattatttcataaaaccgtgtcacatgtgaacctttaggaacagactttttgggggagtattaaagaggtaaaattaataataagagaaaagaaagtcctaggtcaataaagtaaaaataaataaaataaaacacaaaagtgataatgttatgagaaaaacgtcatattatgagaattaagagggaacatttccagaatagccacagtttgcagaattatttcactcctggagtaatcgggccaggttagattattttaaatatttttattctttaggagaataaattcaggagaatgaagctaaagggatacgaaaataaacttgtaacattacaaaaatactacgaatacaaagtatattcagagattaaagtccctctgatactgtttaagtgactgagaaactgcagatttgccacatttaagatggcggacgctctgacgcatcgcagcataggcagaacccgcccaatgacgtgtctactcttatattatgtctatggataTGTTGGACCAAGAAATACCTTTTCCttgtgttttctgcatttttatatagGGTGTGTAAAatgtagtgatgttacgtgatgtgccgaggcttcgaggcgtgtgtcgagtaatggagggggctgTAGCAGATCCGTCCTTGGGGCCCAGGGACCCGAGGACCAGGGGGTGTCCCATCCCCCGGCGAGGGCCCTGACCGAGCCCCAGGGGGCAAGGCCCCACAaagcagccgccaggagtgAGCCGGGCACCCAGCCACGGACACCGAGTACCACCAAGGTGCCAGCGGGCCAAGGAGAGAGGGGAGCAGGACGGGGTCTGGGGTcctggttcccctggcgtctgcctcggtgctcttgggggaggggggggttcattggctcttcacaacctctattgagcatttttattttggataaaatttacatacacaagcacactctcacaaacacctacaggctCTAGTCTAACTTAGATTTTGTGATTCCCTTAAGTCCCCTCGCTTCTGcaccaaatgttttttgtcacaGTGCTTGAAATGCTGACTTCCCACTGAGGGTTCCAGAACCTATGGTTCCCTTTTATTTTCCTCTGGATAGTGACACGAGCTCATGGAGGAGGTTACCTGCAGCACTGAAAGTCTGGGCTCTCTCTGTCAATCCAGGTGCTCCAAAAGTCCCCCGGGTCATAATGTCTGCTTTCCACGCAGGATGTTGTAAAGAGAGTCGTTATGCTCACACACTGATCTGGTCTTTGTGGGTAAAAACTGCTCTGTTGGTTTTACTGTGTCAGGGGTTCTGACTCGGTTTAACTGCTCTGTCTGCAGAGTCTCAGAGCTGCTGGATGTTAGTGGActgaagaaataaaattaaagactGAAAGGTCCCCGAAACATAAAGAATAAGtacaaaaaagtgtttgtttggCAAGGGCCTGACCTTTCTGTGAgccaacaaatcaaaacaaaagacTGCCATATGTAAGGTTGGTGTGGCGCTGACATAAGCCACAAGTGCAGAGACAGGGTGCAGAGGTTCAGACACGGTCCCAGTGTGAAAACAGGCAAGGTGGAGTGGCTCCATGTGGCCCACTGCTGATGGTACCTTAGGGATGAAGGACATGATACCTAAGTCATTAGGGTTTCAACAGTGCTCACTCAAAGACAGAGCGTGTAACTCTCATCTGCTTAGTagaagccattgttaaaagGCCACTTGAGGCCACACTGGCAGGCTCAACTGGATGGCACCAAAGGGCCCCATGCGGGTTCCACGGGGCATGCAGATGGGTGCAAGTGCCTGGCACCTCTCAATAATTGTGCAACATCCTCATGCCCCCTCACAGAGCAACCATGCAGTGAACCATGCAAACAGGAAATGGCAGCTGTATACACCATTTGGCTGTTAGTGGACTGACTGCAGCTCATTAGCAGACATCACAGTTCCTCTTTGACGGTGCATGCTAAggaaatttaaaacatgttgaacataaaaatgtaaactataaataaaactgtttaatattcTTCACAATCAGACCCTTCAGCTGAAACATGGCTCACTTTAGTGTATCTGAGTGTTATAAGGTGAATTAATTAAATGtagtttaaatgttgttttctgaCTAAACTTTGTGCAACTAGTTCCTTCTGTTTGTGGTTTTCTGTCAGTttctaaaaaacacaaagtgacaGAGTACATGGTGGGTGTTGGTGTGAAGTTATTTTCATCCATTAATTCAGAGACAAAGAGGAAATAACATCAGTACTTTCAGATGtgcagcagagaaaagtctCTCAGTGTTCAGCAGCTGATAGAAGGACAGGAGATGTTGGTTCTGGAACTGGTTCTGATCGTTGTGCTTCAGTTTGAAGGTAAagatctgttttctttctgatgAGGCTGAGACAGATTAAAGGACACTTTGGTTTACTGTGATATTTATAGAGATATGAGAATTAACATTTAGTATTTGGAGAAGTTCATGTGTGTAGCATTTATTAGTCAATCAGGTTTtgatcaaatatataaaaatatgtttagaaaATTCGgattcaaccttttttttcttttatctcaaacataaaatcctaattattGACATAATGTCTTGAGAAGCTTTTTTACCAAGGCTGTATATAATGAAGTTAACATAATAAATCAAACACCCTGTAAAATAGTTAACATATTTCTAGTTTCACCTTCATGATTGTTTCTGTGAAGGATGAAGTGTGTAAAACCTTAATAtgtctttgtctctgctgcaggcaCCAGAGGAGGAGAACTTTTTCTCTATCTCAGACCTGGAGATGATGTCGTTCTACCTTGTAACAGTCCTGCATCTTCTTACTCATGCTCTAATGTTAACTGGTTTTACAACAGAGATACAATCTCCAGCTCTCTGTTTGAGGTTCAGGATGGAAAAGTTGTTCAGAGTTCACCTCGAACTGCCAGGTTAAATGTGGACAGTAAATGCTCTCTGATCATCAACAACATCACTGCTGAGGATGCTGGACGGTACATCTGTCGACCTTATTCAAGAATCGACTTAGATGGCCGTGTACATCTGAGTGTTCTGACCAGTGAGTTTGTAGACTTGAAGGATCTGACGCTGTCAGACTCTTTCCTTCTGATTAACTTTGTGAAATACTTGTGTTGGACAGATGTTTCTGACATCAGCAGTTCTGATGAATATCTGATGCAGTCAGAAGTTAAAATGTTGTTCTGTCAGAGTGAGAATGAATCATTTATTCAGCGCTGTGTGATGGCTTCAACCACACATCAGTCCAAACACTTAGTTTGACTTTACTGTAAAATATCCCATATTGAAAAGGCTCATtcacttaatttatttatttttatctcacCAATTATACAATTAAACTCACTATctggttttaaatgttatttctgcCTTCAGCTGTCTTTATGCTGAGTGACCTTTGTTGGGTATGTGCTGCTTCCTGGTTGAGCAAAAGGCGGGGCCAAGCTTTGAGGACCCTGACATCAGGAAGTGGGCTCATCAGAATGAACGTTGTGCTCGGCTGCTGTGGGGCTGTTTAGATTCAACTAGTTGATCTTGGATTGTGTGGTTAAATGGTTTGATCAAACCTCTGGATCACTGACTTTCATTTGGAAAGATTTCTAGTTTAGTTCCATCATGCTGATGAAAACCTGCTAAGATCTGCAATATTAGTGCAGATCAGTCACCAAGTAACATGGAGAcaactgaatatatatatatatatatatatatatatatatatatatatataaaatcagggcgattaatcgccctgattaatcgcgattaatcgcattgtatttacaaactccaagaatgaattcaaaagtagtgtaaagagcacttttattttaatgttctgctgccatatgaacaaaagtgttgtaacatttgtagcacttatcagtaacacatatttagtgtaaagctcaacttaaacatgtaaaacaaaaaatagcaataataataaattaaagcttattgccactgacagggaattctctttatttgtttttttccggccagcacctttcttcctctgaatccgaggtttggctgacagcgaggttattggcgcattatcgccacctactgttctgattcaaacccctacaccgcagcaacagaccttcacaaaataaaagcatgtgagcaacatgcgttaaaacgcgttaaagaaaatatcgccgttaatagtctaatgagttaacgcaaaattaacgcgttaacttgcccagccctaatatatatatatatatatatatatatatatatatatatatatatatatatatatatatatattactgtttcttatttttcattCTTCACAGCCACGTTTCTAATTTTAGAGAAAATTTCTTCTCCATCTTTCAGACTGAAACaacagttttaatttttcttccagtGTCTCCATCTCCACCAGGTGCTGATCCAACAAAGGATGGAGATTTCACATTACAGTGTTCTATGGAGAGATACAGTTGGTTTGGTCCTTGTCCAGAGAAGAGCCTCCTCTGGGTGGATGAGACAGGAAGTGAGCTGCTTGGTGAAGGTGTTGGGTTCATGTCTGGAGGACAGACTGGCTGTTATTCTTATCTCACTGTGAAGCTtcagagcagcagcaacagaagaTACACCTGCCAGTTTGTTGAGGGAGACACAGTGAAGGTAGAAGCTCACTATGAGATTAAAGgtatgatgtattttatttactgaGGATATTAGATAAAAAGCAGAAATTACCTGAATTTTTTGTGATTGATTTTATTCTatataaaaggttttaaacctTCTTTTATTATCTGCTGTGGATCAGAAACACTGAAACTTCCTGCATGAAACCAAAAGAGGACAATGGTTGTAGCTCCATTAATCAAAGCCAGTCTTTTCATACAGCGGTAGGCTACTAAGTGAGATTTATGGAAGTAAAGACATGAAAATGTGTGAGAGAATAGTGAAAAAtacctttttgtttaaataaagattataaTAAGCTTTAGATCTTCCGACCCAAATTGAACTGATCAATGAACTGCCTGTTTTTAGTTCTTTCCaaatttgtttctctttttttaacttcctgaAGGAAAACATAATTAATGTCTAGAGGTGTAGCGTTACACAGCAAACGTGCCCAATACAGCCCTGTAGGTTTGATACCATGTAAACTGAACCAATAGATTGTTGTTTCATTCCTGAACTGCTGCAGAATGTTTATGAGCCAAACTAAGAGCTCAATGCAACGTTTCTGTAGGGAAACTTTAAGAGGtgacaccagaaccaaacagaGAGGACTCTCAGCTATCACTAAACTCTGCTGAGAGCATTAAGGTTTCTCCTGGAGCTGCAGTGGAGAAAGAAAGTTGGACTGAACCAGAACTTTACATCAATGTTCTTCAACAGCAATACAGTCTGTAGCTCTGCACTGAATTACTGAGCATCAAGCTAAATGTAACCATCACCGGTTCTGGATAAATATCCACTAAAGTCCAAATCCAGGTCTCTGCAGCATCCAACTGGTCCAAAACGCTGCACAGCTAATGAGATGTAACAACAGACTGGTTCTGTCTGACCAGAACCTCTGACCAGAGGGGATTTACCCTACTGCTGCATTTTATGATGCATTCAAGGACATCTTGTACACTGAATTGtctggttatatatatatatcatgatACAATATATATCTCCCCACGATATATATTGTAtcatggggagtggtggcctagtggtagTAGTACCCGGTTCTctccccacagactgccactatggctCCCTGAGAAAGACCCTTAGCTCCAGATTGATCCCTGGATGCCACTCAGTgtaggcagcccactgctccctgactAAATCTACTAAATCCTGATGTTTGTGGACCGTTACACTCCTATTATTAACTGTAGAGGGTGATTGGTGTGTTGGTTAAACAGAGCTGCTGTTTAgaggagaaaatgaaaagaaggaagtcaaacaaaacaggaagaaactgtcatgttttgtagactgaacccgaacacaaccacagcaTAGtatagtttaacagtttatggaagtttgtggatagtggaggaaggaaccaagagtctgtgctgagctgaagcaggaggatggtgaaggcaggaactggcaggGGCAGCAGAGTCTGATGTGGCCAGCGGTGGAAAAGTACCCTGGAAGACAAGCGGCTATCAACTAAGGGCGAAGCATGGCCACAGGACACAGGTGTcacaggactacaggctacggaggtcacgggctacaagctacagagaccacagggctacaggcttcaggagaccccgggctacaggctacaggaaacaACGGACCCCCCAGGGTCCCAGCGTCTCTGGCAGGCGGTGGTCCCTCCTGGATTTCTGTGTCTCTGGCAGACGGTTGATCCTTCTGGGTTCCTGCTTCAACGGCGGACCCTACTGGGTCCCCACGTCTCTGGTAGGtggtggaccctcctgggtccccgcgtCTTTGACAGTCGGTGGATCCGCCTGGGTCCCCGCGTCAACGGTGGACCGTGAACCCTCCTGGGTCACCGCGTTGCAGGAAGAGGGCGgacccacgtcggacgccgggctggcatGCTCTGCATCCGTGTCGGACGCCGGCTTGCGTGCTCATCACCTGTGTTGGACACTGGGTTAGGAACTGAAATcttggctgcgggctgagcaggatctgggtctttggctgtgAGCTGAGCAGGATCCCTGTCCCCATAGAAGAAATCCCACACCTGAGACTCGTGGACCCGAGGCGCTTCGGCCGGACTCTCCTGATCAACCATCACAGCAACCACACCCGTACGAACCACCAAGGGAACTGAGGTGGCTTCGGTCCCAGTCAGAGTGCCTGCGGCGGCTGCCTCAGGCAGGATCTCAGGGAGTGCTGTGACGGGAATCCTATGCCGGCGAGCTTGCCGTCTGCGCTGGGAGGAACCGAGCGGCAAGGTTGAGGTTTCCGCCGATGATGAGGAAATGGGAGCTGAGGCAGAGACTACGGCgggcttagcagcagcagcggtcgGATCAGCAGACGCAGCAGAAGCAACTGACgtggaggagacagaggcagcagCTAAAGGCTTCACCCGAGGAACCAGCTGAGTGTCGTGGAGGTGGTAACAGAAATGACGGGGAACGAGACGGCTTCTGCTCTGGCTCGCTGGGGCAGCCGCAACGCTGTCGGACCGACTCACCAGGGACGTGGAGGTGACGTCAGCTCCAGGCGGAGGGATAGCAGCAGTGCCAACCAGCTTAGCCTCAGGTTGAGCAGTAGGCGTGTTCTGGCATCGACGAGCCCGCCGTCTGCGTCGAGAGGAGCCGGATGGTGAGAGAGTGGCTGCAGTTGGCGATGGGATAATGGATTCAGCATCGGCAGGAGTGAGATGAACTGAGGCGGGATCCGTTGTGGGAGCTGAGGCGGACTCGGCAGCTGCAGTGGTGGAAGCGGCAGGAATGGAGGAGGCAGCAGTGGCGGAAAACGAGGGTCTGGGAGGAGGAGCTTGGCCGAATAGCTGAGCCACAGCAGCCTTGTTGTTCCACTcgagctcctccatcagccctGTCTCTTCAAAAAGAGGAAGGAGCTCGGCTTGACTTGTCCACAGCTTGCGTACCTGGGCGACCGTGCCTACCCGCCTCCAAGGTGGACTGAGTGAGGCGAGGTTCTTCAAAACGGCCCGAGACTGGGCTATGAGTTGCTCCGCTGCGCTGTTGCCTGAGAGCGGAGCAACATTCCTTCTCGCCAGTTCCTGCATGGAGGCTCCGTGTGGGTGTCGGGTTCATGtggtcggttcgttctgtcatgttttgtagactgaacccgaacacaaccacagcagagtatagtttaacagtttattgaagtttgtggatagtggaggaaggaTCCAAGAGTCtgtgctgagctgaagcaggaggatggtgaaggcaggaactggcaagcaggacGGAGCCAGGgcacggaggcagcagaaccagcagcacagcagaatggagacttggaatcAGGTTGGAACCAGGCTGGCGGAGAATGGAGGAACTTCGGACTGGacgagactggatgaggtgagcagcagaaacaaaggtaaacaggaaaacagaacgaactgacgaggaatgacagactgcagtgagcttaagtagtgaggctgacaggtgtgctgaatactGGCTGATTAGCagctgacaggtgtggaggATTACTGAACcggagactggagctgtatggaaggtggaaagtgtcagagtctgtgcatggtgcagcagacaggctgaatcATGACAGAAACAAGATAAGCGTCTGAAGCTTAGAAACGTCCACAGAGACTTCAGACTGGGGGTTATGTGTTCAGTCAGTACCCAGATTAGATAATATGAAAGATTAAAATTAAAGGCCACTAAATCAGCCAGTTCTTCAGTATAAATTGAGGTTTTATTACAAGTAATACTTCAAACTAAGACACTTTTATGGTCATCTTAAAAGTTATCTCCTTGTACATGTGACCTGTTCCTGTGAATAAATTTTGGTATAATGTCACATTTGTCCACTTTACATTTAGCAACTTTATAAAACGTAATATAACTTTTAACATAAAGCCCTGTTGGGAGTGTCTTACTGCAAATTGAATATCCTCTTATTTGATATctgggaaaaaagaaagtgaagttttttggtttttaaaggttttttgtGATAccaattatatttaattaactcttaaaaatatttaatataaaaataaagttagcCATTTTTCCCCCTGCTGAACTGATTATAActgatgtttgttttcagtAAAATGTGTAACCAGTAATTTAACCATTAGGAGAAAATAACATCAATATCATTAAATCTgtggaaaactttaaaaaactgagaaaaggaCATAAAATGGTTAAACTGGAATTAGATCTAAATGTTGTATAAAACATTCTTTCTCTGCAGTTATCTACCACAGAGCTGGAGATGATGCTGTTCTGTCCTGTAAAAGACCTTCATCATCTCTCTCATGCTCCACTGTTGACTGGTTTTATACGAGAGCTGAAAACATGGAGCGTCAACATGAAGTTCATGGAGGAAAAGTTCAGAGTTCAGCTCGAGCTGCCAGGCTGAGGTTGGACAATAAATGCTCTCTGATCATCAACAACATCACTGCTGAGGATGCTGGACGTTACACCTGTCAGCTTTGGGATGGAGGACGCTTTGACACAGATGTGTATTTAAACATGATGAGCAGTGAGTAATCTAAATTCATTGACTTTTATACCTGCTGATATCAGTCCTTCTTAACCCTGAAGTCCCTGCATGGAGTTGGCTGTTTAGATCATGATGTGTTGTTATCATCTGAGTGAAGCCTGGACTGGAACCAGATCTGTTGTTTTATTAGATAAAACAATTAATTATATTACTTTCATGGagtgatatttattttgtagtaGTAAAGGTTCCTTAATTGCACTTGTAGCCTTCTTACTTCTTACACCTTTCTTACTTCCTGTCAGCTCTTAGTCTGCAATATGTTCACTGAACATctgctgttttaaataaaagttgtcttgtttgttttctcattttataaaaaagatgattaatatttttattctgaaaagttATTGTCTTGTTTTCTTCCAGTCTCTCCATCTCCACCAGGTGCTGATCCAACAAAGGATGGAGATTTCACATTACAGTGTTCTCTGGTCAGATCCAGAGGGTTGGGTCCTTGTCCAGAGAAGAGCCTCCTCTGGGTGGATGAGACAGGAAGTGAGCTGCTTGGTGAAGGTGTTGGGTTCAAGTCTGGAGGACAGACTGGCTGTGATTCTTATCTCACTGTGAAGCTtcagagcagcagcaacagaagaTACACCTGCCAGTTTGTTGAGGAAGACACAGTGAAGGTAGAAGCTCACTATGAGATTGAAGGTATGATGTCATCACACATCTGTCTCTACATGCATgatatttatcatttaaaagtgaaattgATGTAATAAGATAATAAATCAGCTTCTATGTAGTTCTTCAGTGAGACAACTCCTGCCTGATGCTTGGATTGTTCCTGTcagagaaaaactaaaacacaacTGCATTATGGGGCTTATAGTTTGATCACAGTGTGAAATATCCTAGAATACTGCAGTAGAAATACAACACATGGAATGACCGAAAAATAAGCAATgtataaattaacaaatgtaatttaagaaggggggggggggggggggtgactggACGCTTTAAGACTTTTTCATGTAACAAATTGTTGTAATGActaaatgtgacattttaatgattttaagtCTGTGAGGAATTTCCTCCTCGGAATTTCTCcaaggagggggaggggggggggggggggggcgcggGTGATGCGTTCATAAGTATTAAGGAAATCTGAGCTTCAAGCTAATTGAATGCAGACAGGCAGTATTAACTATGGACATTTATACCTGAACAGTCACAATACGGCTGTTTCAGACGTCACACGTGGCACAGAGGACAGAGGGCGATACGTGGAATATGTTcattatgcccccccccccccccccccagtcctgGTTCACACAGTGAAGGTTGTCGTCTCTCCACATGAACGTGTCGATGTAAACTCTcaacagcagaacagcagctcCTACAGGCTTAGAGAGTTAGTTTGAGACCTGCTGAGCTTCtcatgtcccaggcagcagtgATCCTGGAGATCAGGGGTCAAAGGTCAAAAACAGCTTAACTTCTTCTCTGCAGAACATTTCAACTCCAACTAGTAGGACACTGACTGCTGGATGATCTTCAGCTGCTTCCTCCACTGAGAAATATGACCTGCTGTAAACCAGATGTGAAACATCTCAGTTTACTGTCCATTATTTTATGTGTGAAGATAAAATCACGTTACATGAATGTTTTATATGTTGGAGAGAAGATACTGATGATTCTGATGAACAATCCACCatcatgttaaaatgttttgttcttaaATCAGATAAATCTAAAGCAAACAGAACATGTTCTCTGCACCATCTCATCCACAGGTTCCACTGACTGGTCTCCTCTGAGCTTCATCATGATGACTCTGAGGATCACAGCACTGATCCTGATGGTTGGAATCACTGTTGGTATCATCAGAACCAGAGGTGAGGAAGCTGAACTACAATGGAGACACTTTACAGAATTATGATTTTAAtcactttattttccttccatcccaggaagcaaaaagcaacagaaagacATTAATGTAAGTGAAACAATCCAGCATGAAAAATACCTTCATAGAGCTTTTACACATAGATTCTAAGTCTGCAGTTTGTAAcattatttaaacattattgCGTTAAACCTTTTCACCTTCTACTCTCTGCTCAGATTCTGTTTGTACACAACAGATTTACAAGCTGCTGCAGCaacaaggttctgggttcaaagcCCAGTTGGGTCCTTTCTTCTTAGAGATTGCATTGTTTCAAATATTAGATTAATTTAAGAAtattagattaattaattaacaggtccacccccattactaagggggtggacctgtttcggttaaattagcatgttatctaagccattacaaggcctttgttggttcgtccgtccgtccgttgtcttccgcttatccggggtcgggtcgcgggggtagcagcttcagtagggaggcccagacgtccctctccccagccacttgggccagctcctcaggaggaatcccaaggcgttcccaggccagccgggagacatagtccctccagcgtgtcctgggtcttcccctgggcctcctcccggtgggacgtgcccggaacacctcaccagggaggcgtccaggaggcatcctgaccagatgcccgagccacctcaactggctcctctcgacgtggaggagcagcggctctagtctgagtcctccccggatgactgagctcctcaccctatctctaagggagagcccagacacactacggagaaaactcatttcagccgcttgtatccgggatctcgttctttcggtcacgacccaaagctcgtg is a genomic window containing:
- the LOC118559860 gene encoding uncharacterized protein LOC118559860 encodes the protein MERYSWFGPCPEKSLLWVDETGSELLGEGVGFMSGGQTGCYSYLTVKLQSSSNRRYTCQFVEGDTVKVEAHYEIKVIYHRAGDDAVLSCKRPSSSLSCSTVDWFYTRAENMERQHEVHGGKVQSSARAARLRLDNKCSLIINNITAEDAGRYTCQLWDGGRFDTDVYLNMMSISPSPPGADPTKDGDFTLQCSLVRSRGLGPCPEKSLLWVDETGSELLGEGVGFKSGGQTGCDSYLTVKLQSSSNRRYTCQFVEEDTVKVEAHYEIEGSTDWSPLSFIMMTLRITALILMVGITVGIIRTRGSKKQQKDINVSETIQHEKYLHRAFTHRF